In the Neofelis nebulosa isolate mNeoNeb1 chromosome 11, mNeoNeb1.pri, whole genome shotgun sequence genome, one interval contains:
- the RMC1 gene encoding regulator of MON1-CCZ1 complex isoform X2 — protein sequence MEDKGEVKCIKFSLENKILAVQRTSKTVDFSNFIPDSSQLEYTQECKTKNANILGFCWTSSTEIVFITDQGIEFYQVLPEKRNLKLLKSQNINVNWYMYCPEGAVILLSTTVLGNVLQPFYFRAGTMSKLPKFEIELPAVPKSTKLSLSERDIAMATIYGQLYVLFLRHHSRTSNSTGAEVVLYHLPREGACKKMHILKLNRTGKFALNVVDNLVVVHHQDTETSVIFDIKLRGEFDGTVTFHHPVLPARSIQPYQIPVAGPAPVTSQSPIPCKLYSSSWIVFQPDIIISASQGYLWNLQVKLQPIVNLLPDKGRLMDFLLQRKECKMVILSVCSQMLSESDRATLPVIATVFDKLNHEYKKYLDAEQSYTTAVEAGPSRCSPLLKRPVRTQAVVDQSDMYTHVLSVFTEKKEMPHKFVIAVLMEYIRSLNQFQITVQHYLHELVIKTLVQHNLFYMLHQFLQYHVLSDSKPLACLLLSLESFYPPAHQLSLDMLKRLSTANDEIVEVLLSKHQVLAALRFIRGIGGHDNISARKFLDAAKQTEDNMLFYTIFRFFEQRNQRLRGNPNFTPGEHCEEHVAFFKQVFGDQALMRPTTF from the exons ATGGAAGACAAAGGAGAAGTGAAATGCATTAAGTTTTCCTTAGAAAATAAGATATTGGCTGTTCAGAGGACCTCAAAAACTGTG gatttctctaattttatcCCGGATAGTTCTCAGCTGGAATACACTCAAGAGTGCAAG ACCAAGAATGCCAACATACTTGGATTCTGTTGGACCAGTTCTACTGAAATTGTCTTCATAACAGATCAAGGAATTGAATTTTACCAG GTGTTACCGGAGAAACGAAATCTCAAACTCCTGAAGAGCCAGAATATCAACGTGAATTGGTACATGTACTGCCCTGAGGGTGCTGTGATTCTGCTGTCTACCACAGTCCTTGGAAATGTGCTGCAGCCCTTTTATTTTCGG GCTGGCACTATGTCAAAGCTGCCCAAGTTTGAGATTGAATTACCAGCTGTGCCCAAGTCAACTAAACTGAGCCTTTCCGAGAGAGACATCGCGATGGCGACCAT ATACGGACAGCTTTACGTTCTCTTCTTGAGGCATCATTCTCGGACCTCCAATAGTACAGGAGCGGAGGTAGTCCTATATCATCTACCACG AGAAGGTGCCTGTAAAAAGATGCACATATTAAAGTTAAATCGGACGGGGAAGTTTGCCCTAAACGTGGTGGATAACCTGGTGGTCGTTCATCATCAGGATACAGAG ACATCGGTGATATTTGACATCAAGTTAAGGGGAGAGTTTGATGGCACCGTCACCTTCCATCATCCGGTGCTTCCGGCACGCTCGATTCAGCCCTATCAGATCCCCGTGGCAG GTCCTGCTCCTGTGACCAGCCAGTCTCCCATCCCGTGCAAACTCT ATTCTTCATCCTGGATTGTCTTTCAGCCTGACATCATCATCAGCGCAAGCCAAG GTTACCTCTGGAACCTCCAAGTAAAGCTTCAGCCTATCGTAAACCTCTTGCCAGATAAAGGAAGACTGATGGACTTTCTCCTCCAGAGAAAGGAGTGCAAGATGGTCATCCTGTCTGTCTGTTCGCAGA TGTTGAGCGAGTCAGACAGAGCAACCTTACCTGTGATCGCCACGGTTTTTGACAAACTCAATCACGAGTACAAGAAGTACCTGGACGCCGAGCAGAGTTACACAACG GCAGTAGAAGCAGGGCCGAGCCGGTGCAGCCCGCTTCTCAAGAGGCCGGTGCGGACCCAGGCTGTGGTCGATCAGTCTGACATGTACACCCACGTGCTGTCGGTCTTCACGGAGAAGAAG GAGATGCCTCATAAATTTGTGATAGCCGTGCTGATGGAGTATATTCGCTCTCTTAACCAGTTTCAGATCACAGTACAG CACTACTTACACGAACTTGTCATCAAGACGCTTGTCCAGCACAACCTCTTTTACATGCTGCACCAGTTCCTACAGTACCACGTCCTCAGTGACTCCAAGCCTCTG GCTTGTCTGCTCTTGTCCCTAGAAAGTTTTTACCCGCCGGCTCATCAGCTGTCTCTGGATATGTTGAAG cGCCTCTCGACAGCAAACGATGAAATAGTAGAAGTGCTTCTTTCCAAACACCAAGTGTTAGCTGCCTTAAGATTCATCCGGGGCATCGGCGGCCATGACAACATTTCTGCACGAAAATTTTTAGATGCCGCGAAGCAGACTGAAGACAACATGCTTTTCTATACTATATTTCGGTTTTTTGAACAGCGAAACCAGCGTTTGCGAGGGAACCCTAACTTCACACCAG GAGAACACTGTGAAGAACACGTTGCTTTTTTCAAGCAGGTTTTTGGAGACCAAGCTCTAATGAGGCCTACGACATTCTGA
- the RMC1 gene encoding regulator of MON1-CCZ1 complex isoform X1 codes for MGQEDYYLELCDRPVHFEKANPVNCVFFDEANKQVFAVRSGGATGVVVKGPDDRNPISFRMEDKGEVKCIKFSLENKILAVQRTSKTVDFSNFIPDSSQLEYTQECKTKNANILGFCWTSSTEIVFITDQGIEFYQVLPEKRNLKLLKSQNINVNWYMYCPEGAVILLSTTVLGNVLQPFYFRAGTMSKLPKFEIELPAVPKSTKLSLSERDIAMATIYGQLYVLFLRHHSRTSNSTGAEVVLYHLPREGACKKMHILKLNRTGKFALNVVDNLVVVHHQDTETSVIFDIKLRGEFDGTVTFHHPVLPARSIQPYQIPVAGPAPVTSQSPIPCKLYSSSWIVFQPDIIISASQGYLWNLQVKLQPIVNLLPDKGRLMDFLLQRKECKMVILSVCSQMLSESDRATLPVIATVFDKLNHEYKKYLDAEQSYTTAVEAGPSRCSPLLKRPVRTQAVVDQSDMYTHVLSVFTEKKEMPHKFVIAVLMEYIRSLNQFQITVQHYLHELVIKTLVQHNLFYMLHQFLQYHVLSDSKPLACLLLSLESFYPPAHQLSLDMLKRLSTANDEIVEVLLSKHQVLAALRFIRGIGGHDNISARKFLDAAKQTEDNMLFYTIFRFFEQRNQRLRGNPNFTPGEHCEEHVAFFKQVFGDQALMRPTTF; via the exons ATGGGCCAGGAGGACTACTATCTGGAGCTGTGCGACCGGCCGGTGCACTTCGAGAAGGCGAACCCGGTCAACTGCGTCTTCTTCGATGAGGCCAACAAGCAG GTTTTTGCAGTTCGATCTGGTGGAGCTACTGGGGTGGTAGTTAAAGGCCCAGATGATAGGAATCCCATCTCATTTAG AATGGAAGACAAAGGAGAAGTGAAATGCATTAAGTTTTCCTTAGAAAATAAGATATTGGCTGTTCAGAGGACCTCAAAAACTGTG gatttctctaattttatcCCGGATAGTTCTCAGCTGGAATACACTCAAGAGTGCAAG ACCAAGAATGCCAACATACTTGGATTCTGTTGGACCAGTTCTACTGAAATTGTCTTCATAACAGATCAAGGAATTGAATTTTACCAG GTGTTACCGGAGAAACGAAATCTCAAACTCCTGAAGAGCCAGAATATCAACGTGAATTGGTACATGTACTGCCCTGAGGGTGCTGTGATTCTGCTGTCTACCACAGTCCTTGGAAATGTGCTGCAGCCCTTTTATTTTCGG GCTGGCACTATGTCAAAGCTGCCCAAGTTTGAGATTGAATTACCAGCTGTGCCCAAGTCAACTAAACTGAGCCTTTCCGAGAGAGACATCGCGATGGCGACCAT ATACGGACAGCTTTACGTTCTCTTCTTGAGGCATCATTCTCGGACCTCCAATAGTACAGGAGCGGAGGTAGTCCTATATCATCTACCACG AGAAGGTGCCTGTAAAAAGATGCACATATTAAAGTTAAATCGGACGGGGAAGTTTGCCCTAAACGTGGTGGATAACCTGGTGGTCGTTCATCATCAGGATACAGAG ACATCGGTGATATTTGACATCAAGTTAAGGGGAGAGTTTGATGGCACCGTCACCTTCCATCATCCGGTGCTTCCGGCACGCTCGATTCAGCCCTATCAGATCCCCGTGGCAG GTCCTGCTCCTGTGACCAGCCAGTCTCCCATCCCGTGCAAACTCT ATTCTTCATCCTGGATTGTCTTTCAGCCTGACATCATCATCAGCGCAAGCCAAG GTTACCTCTGGAACCTCCAAGTAAAGCTTCAGCCTATCGTAAACCTCTTGCCAGATAAAGGAAGACTGATGGACTTTCTCCTCCAGAGAAAGGAGTGCAAGATGGTCATCCTGTCTGTCTGTTCGCAGA TGTTGAGCGAGTCAGACAGAGCAACCTTACCTGTGATCGCCACGGTTTTTGACAAACTCAATCACGAGTACAAGAAGTACCTGGACGCCGAGCAGAGTTACACAACG GCAGTAGAAGCAGGGCCGAGCCGGTGCAGCCCGCTTCTCAAGAGGCCGGTGCGGACCCAGGCTGTGGTCGATCAGTCTGACATGTACACCCACGTGCTGTCGGTCTTCACGGAGAAGAAG GAGATGCCTCATAAATTTGTGATAGCCGTGCTGATGGAGTATATTCGCTCTCTTAACCAGTTTCAGATCACAGTACAG CACTACTTACACGAACTTGTCATCAAGACGCTTGTCCAGCACAACCTCTTTTACATGCTGCACCAGTTCCTACAGTACCACGTCCTCAGTGACTCCAAGCCTCTG GCTTGTCTGCTCTTGTCCCTAGAAAGTTTTTACCCGCCGGCTCATCAGCTGTCTCTGGATATGTTGAAG cGCCTCTCGACAGCAAACGATGAAATAGTAGAAGTGCTTCTTTCCAAACACCAAGTGTTAGCTGCCTTAAGATTCATCCGGGGCATCGGCGGCCATGACAACATTTCTGCACGAAAATTTTTAGATGCCGCGAAGCAGACTGAAGACAACATGCTTTTCTATACTATATTTCGGTTTTTTGAACAGCGAAACCAGCGTTTGCGAGGGAACCCTAACTTCACACCAG GAGAACACTGTGAAGAACACGTTGCTTTTTTCAAGCAGGTTTTTGGAGACCAAGCTCTAATGAGGCCTACGACATTCTGA